From a single Brassica rapa cultivar Chiifu-401-42 chromosome A01, CAAS_Brap_v3.01, whole genome shotgun sequence genomic region:
- the LOC103844029 gene encoding probable NADH dehydrogenase [ubiquinone] 1 alpha subcomplex subunit 12 isoform X2 has protein sequence MALTVAKSALETIREKGLGGFLRMIREEGFLQTKIHNIGATLVGVDKFGNKYYQKLGDTQYGRHRWVEYASKDRYNASQVPAEWHGWLHFITDHTGDELLSQKPKRYGIEHRENFSGEGDAYIYHSKGHTLNPGQKNWTRYQPWVPTKTK, from the exons ATGGCATTGACGGTGGCGAAGAGTGCGTTGGAGACGATTAGAGAGAAAGGTCTCGGTGGCTTTCTCAGGATGATCCGTGAAGAAGGCTTCCT GCAAACTAAAATACACAACATTGGAGCAACTCTTGTTGGTGTGGACAAGTTCGGTAACAAATACTACCAGAAGCTCGGTGATACTCAATACG GTAGACACAGATGGGTAGAGTACGCATCCAAGGATCGTTACAACGCATCTCAAGTACCAGCGGAATGGCACGGATGGCTTCATTTCATCACTGATCACACTGGAGATGAG CTGTTGAGTCAGAAACCGAAGAGGTATGGGATTGAGCATAGAGAGAACTTCTCAGGAGAAGGTGATGCATACATTTACCATTCTAAAGGACATACCTTGAACCCGGGGCAAAAGAACTGGACTCGTTACCAACCTTGGGTTCCCACCAAGACCAAGTAA
- the LOC103844021 gene encoding D-xylose-proton symporter-like 1, with translation MVFDSEKQSIASLGQVGDSSSGGISSVKEPLIKENHHSPEDYSVLAAIPPFLFPALGALLFGYEIGATSCAIISIKSPTLSGISWYTLSPVDVGIITSGSLYGALIGSIVAFSIADTIGRRKELILAAFLYLVGAIVTSLAPVFSVLIIGRLMYGVGIGLTMHAAPMYIAETSPSQIRGRMISLKEFSTVIGMVGGYGIGSLWVTVISGWRYMYATIIPVPVIMGIGMCWLPASPRWLLLRSLQGKGNVESLQQAAIRSLRRLRGSVVVDSAVEQVDEILAELSSVGEGKEATLGEIFQGKCLKALTIAGGLVLLQQITGQPSVLYYAPSILQTAGFSAATDATRISILLGLLKLVMTGVAVIVIDKLGRRPLLFGGVSGMVISLFLLGSYYIFYNTVPAVAVVALLLYVGCYQLSFGPIGWLMISEIFPLKLRGRGISIAVLVNFGTNALVTFAFSPLKELFGAGVLFFGFGVICVLSLFFIYFIVPETKGLTLEEIEAKCL, from the exons ATGGTGTTTGATTCCGAGAAGCAATCGATCGCTTCTCTTGGACAG GTTGGTGATTCATCTTCAGGTGGGATTAGCTCGGTCAAAGAGCCTCTGATTAAGGAGAATCACCACAGCCCAGAAGACTACTCTGTTCTTGCAGCCATTCCTCC GTTTCTCTTTCCAGCTCTTGGAGCTTTGCTTTTTGGTTACGAGATTGGTGCTACTTCTTGTGCTATTATTTCTATTAAG TCTCCTACGCTAAGTGGGATCTCATGGTACACCTTGTCTCCAGTGGATGTTGGTATCATT ACTAGTGGCTCACTGTACGGTGCCTTAATTGGATCCATTGTGGCATTTAGTATTGCCGACACTATAG GAAGAAGAAAGGAGCTGATCTTGGCTGCATTCTTGTATCTTGTTGGAGCCATTGTGACTTCACTAGCACCTGTCTTCTCTGTCCTGATAATTGGACGCCTTATGTATGGCGTTGGGATTGGACTG ACAATGCACGCTGCTCCAATGTACATTGCGGAGACTTCACCAAGTCAGATACGTGGAAGGATGATATCACTAAAGGAGTTCTCAACCGTCATTGGTATGGTT GGAGGTTATGGGATCGGTAGCCTCTGGGTTACTGTTATATCTGGGTGGCGTTACATGTACGCAACGATCATCCCTGTGCCAGTTATCATGGGGATTGGAATGTGTTGGTTACCAGCTTCCCCTAGGTGGCTTTTACTGCGCTCTCTCCAGGGGAAAGGGAACGTGGAGAGCCTTCAACAGGCTGCGATCAGGTCCCTTCGCCGCCTTAGAGGGTCTGTTGTTGTTGACTCAGCTGTTGAACAAGTGGACGAGATCTTGGCTGAGCTTTCCTCTGTGGGCGAGGGTAAAGAAGCTACGCTTGGTGAAATATTTCAAGGAAAGTGCTTGAAGGCTCTCACTATAGCAGGAGGTTTAGTCTTGTTACAACAG ATCACTGGGCAACCAAGTGTACTTTACTATGCACCATCAATACTACAG ACTGCTGGCTTCTCTGCTGCAACTGATGCAACTCGGATCTCAATTCTACTCGGTCTATTGAAG TTGGTTATGACTGGAGTTGCTGTTATAGTGATTGACAAACTTGGAAGGAGGCCTTTACTTTTTGGTGGTGTTAGTGGCATG GTGATCTCCTTGTTCCTCCTGGGCTCCTACTACATCTTTTATAATACTGTACCAGCTGTTGCGGTTGTTGCATTGCTACTATATGTAGGCTGCTATCAG CTATCCTTTGGGCCTATTGGTTGGTTGATGATTTCAGAGATATTTCCTTTAAAATTAAGAGGTAGAGGAATCAGCATAGCAGTCCTTGTGAATTTCGGCACAAACGCACTTGTCACATTCGCTTTCTCACCTTTAAAG GAGCTGTTTGGAGCAGGAGTATTGTTCTTTGGATTTGgagtgatatgtgtactgtctCTTTTCTTCATATACTTCATTGTACCTGAGACAAAGGGTCTCACTCTTGAAGAGATTGAAGCCAAATGTCTCTAA
- the LOC103844011 gene encoding ATPase family AAA domain-containing protein 3 gives MGRVTRSSIQKPTRRNLNGSGYRLTAETLRKTLRTFSKIVFSKPISSYITPILKSRNSMAQKCAIGLITAVAASVSLSQSKVAAADGPFTFPPANPQQQAASSPPSTAGEESSAPPPPPRARNDNPRTSSGGFDPEALERGAKALKEINNSSYAKNVFESIKQQEETKQTEFAAKAQEYKAMQAQAETERQKVIYDEHKKLAQHQAQTKSQMARYEDDLARKRMQAENEYHRTRNQELVKMQEDSAIRQEQARRATEEQIQAQRRQTEREKAEIERETIKVKAIAEAEGRAHEARLAEDVNRRMLVDRANAEREKWVAAINTTFDHIGGGLRAILTDQNKLIVAVGGATALAAGIYTTREGAKVIWSYVDRILGQPSLIRESSRGKYPWSGSVSRVMSTLRGKGSAASNGKGFGDVILHPSLQKRIEHLANATANTKSHQAPFRNMLFYGPPGTGKTMAARELARKSGLDYALMTGGDVAPLGSQAVTKIHQLFDWGKKSKRGLLLFIDEADAFLCERNKTYMSEAQRSALNALLFRTGDQSKDIVLALATNRPGDLDSAVADRVDEVLEFPLPGEEERFKLLSLYLEKYIAQAGPRKPGLFDRLFKKEQQKIEIKGVTEELLKEAAAKTEGFSGREIAKLMASVQAAVYGSEDCVLDSVLFREVVDYKVAEHQQRRKLAGTDSK, from the exons ATGGGCCGGGTTACCAGGTCAAGTATCCAGAAACCAACCCGTCGTAACCTAAACGGATCGGGTTATCGGTTAACCGCCGAAACCCTACGAAAAACCTTGAGAACCTTCTCCAAGATCGTCTTCTCCAAGCCAATCTCTTCCTACATTACACCAATTCTCAAATCCCGAAATAGCATGGCTCAGAAATGTGCGATTGGTTTGATTACAGCCGTCGCAGCTTCCGTTTCTCTGTCGCAATCGAAAGTCGCCGCTGCAGATGGCCCTTTCACTTTCCCTCCTGCGAATCCCCAGCAGCAGGCTGCTTCTTCTCCGCCGTCGACGGCTGGTGAAGAGTCTtcagctcctcctcctcctccgagaGCTAGGAATGATAATCCGAGGACGAGTTCAGGCGGTTTCGATCCGGAGGCGCTGGAGCGTGGAGCTAAGGCATTGAAGGAGATCAACAACTCCTCTTACgccaaaaat gtGTTTGAGAGTATTAAGCAGCAAGAAGAGACAAAGCAAACTGAGTTTGCAGCCAAGGCGCAAGAGTATAAAGCTATGCAAGCCCAAGCTGAAACC GAGAGGCAAAAGGTGATATATGATGAACACAAAAAACTTGCTCAGCACCAAGCGCAGACTAAATCGCAGATGGCCCGTTATGAAGATGATTTGGCAAGAAAGAGGATGCAG GCTGAGAATGAGTATCACAGGACAAGAAACCAAGAACTTGTGAAAATGCAAGAAGATTCCGCAATCAGGCAGGAACAAGCTCGACGAGCTACCGAGGAGCAGATCCAGGCGCAGAGGCGACAAACCGAGAGGGAGAAGGCTGAGATTGAACGCGAGACGATCAAGGTCAAAGCTATAGCAGAAGCTGAAGGAAGAGCACACGAAGCAAGGCTCGCTGAAGATGTAAACAGGAGAATGCTTGTTGATCGTGCTAATGCAGAAAGGGAGAAATGGGTTGCTGCCATTAACACTACATTCGACCATATCGGAG GTGGGTTGCGTGCAATTCTAACCGATCAGAATAAACTGATTGTTGCTGTTGGGGGTGCAACCGCTCTTGCAGCTGGAATATACACAACGAG AGAAGGAGCAAAGGTTATATGGAGCTATGTTGACAGAATACTAGGACAACCATCCTTGATCCGAGAATCCTCAAGGGGCAAGTACCCTTGGTCTGGTTCGGTTTCTCGTGTAATGTCCACATTGCGTGGAAAGGGGTCAGCTGCCAGTAATGGAAAAGGGTTTGGTGATGTTATTCTGCATCCTTCCCTGCAGAAGAGAATCGAACACTTAGCTAATGCCACCGCCAACACAAAATCACACCAAGCTCCTTTCAGAAACATGCTTTTCTATGGTCCTCCAGGAACAGGCAAAACAATGGCCGCCAGGGAGCTTGCTCGTAAATCT gGTTTGGATTATGCATTGATGACTGGTGGAGATGTTGCTCCTCTTGGATCTCAGGCCGTTACAAAGATTCACCAGCTGTTTGATTGGGGGAAGAAGTCTAAGAGAGGCTTATTACTCTTCATTGATGAAGCCGATGCATTTTTGTGCGA GAGGAACAAAACATACATGAGTGAAGCTCAAAGAAGTGCACTAAACGCTCTTCTCTTCCGCACGGGTGATCAGTCCAAAGACATTGTCTTAGCACTCGCCACGAACCGACCTGGTGACTTAGACTCAGCCGTGGCTGACCGTGTGGACGAGGTTCTTGAGTTTCCCTTACCAGGAGAAGAAGAGCGGTTCAAGCTTCTAAGCTTGTATCTTGAAAAGTACATAGCTCAGGCTGGTCCAAGAAAGCCGGGTTTGTTCGACCGTCTCTTCAAGAAAGAGCAGCAGAAGATCGAGATAAAGGGCGTCACCGAAGAGCTCTTAAAGGAAGCTGCTGCGAAAACTGAAGGGTTTTCAGGGAGAGAGATTGCGAAGCTGATGGCGAGTGTTCAGGCAGCTGTTTATGGTAGTGAAGACTGTGTGTTGGACTCTGTGCTGTTCAGAGAGGTTGTGGATTACAAAGTTGCAGAGCATCAGCAGAGAAGAAAATTGGCTGGAACCGATTCCAAATGA
- the LOC103844029 gene encoding probable NADH dehydrogenase [ubiquinone] 1 alpha subcomplex subunit 12 isoform X1: protein MALTVAKSALETIREKGLGGFLRMIREEGFLRCLPDGNLLQTKIHNIGATLVGVDKFGNKYYQKLGDTQYGRHRWVEYASKDRYNASQVPAEWHGWLHFITDHTGDELLSQKPKRYGIEHRENFSGEGDAYIYHSKGHTLNPGQKNWTRYQPWVPTKTK, encoded by the exons ATGGCATTGACGGTGGCGAAGAGTGCGTTGGAGACGATTAGAGAGAAAGGTCTCGGTGGCTTTCTCAGGATGATCCGTGAAGAAGGCTTCCT GAGATGCCTACCAGATGGGAACCTCTT GCAAACTAAAATACACAACATTGGAGCAACTCTTGTTGGTGTGGACAAGTTCGGTAACAAATACTACCAGAAGCTCGGTGATACTCAATACG GTAGACACAGATGGGTAGAGTACGCATCCAAGGATCGTTACAACGCATCTCAAGTACCAGCGGAATGGCACGGATGGCTTCATTTCATCACTGATCACACTGGAGATGAG CTGTTGAGTCAGAAACCGAAGAGGTATGGGATTGAGCATAGAGAGAACTTCTCAGGAGAAGGTGATGCATACATTTACCATTCTAAAGGACATACCTTGAACCCGGGGCAAAAGAACTGGACTCGTTACCAACCTTGGGTTCCCACCAAGACCAAGTAA
- the LOC103844002 gene encoding NADH dehydrogenase [ubiquinone] iron-sulfur protein 6, mitochondrial, producing the protein MASKLVKALIRSQILPSTRRHLSAPATTQLGEPTDDLVGNHTKKWMQDLSKKSPMELINEVPPIKVKGRTAACEGDTNPALGHPIEFICLDLHEPAVCKYCGLRYVQDHHH; encoded by the exons ATGGCGTCGAAGCTCGTGAAAGCCCTAATCCGATCGCAGATTCTTCCATCGACGAGGAGGCACTTGAGTGCACCGGCTACCACCCAGCTCGGCGAGCCAACAGACGATCTAGTCGGAAACCACACCAAAAAATGGATGCAG GATTTAAGCAAGAAGTCACCAATGGAACTGATCAATGAGGTCCCACCTATCAAAGTCAAAGGAAGGACTGCTGCTTGCGAAGGAG ACACCAATCCAGCACTCGGTCATCCAATTGAGTTCATTTGCCTCGACCTACACGAGCCTGCCGTCTGCAAGTACTGTGGCCTTCGCTATGTTCAAGATCATCATCACTAA
- the LOC103843995 gene encoding cellulose synthase-like protein D3, producing MASNNHFTNSRSNLSTNSDAAEAARNHQQPPGVTFARRTSSGRYVNYSRDDLDSELGSVDFTNYTVHIPPTPDNQPMDPSISQKVEEQYVSSSLFTGGFNSLTRAHLMDKVIDSETNHPQMAGAKGSSCAIPGCDVKVMSDERGQDLLPCECDFKICRDCFVDAVKTGGGICPGCKEPYRNTDLTDLAENNNKGQQQRPMLPPPSSGGGSKMERRLSLMKSTKSGLMRSQTGDFDHNRWLFETSGTYGYGNAFWTKDGNLGSEKDGHGMGPQDLMSRPWRPLTRKLQIPAAVISPYRLLIFIRIVVLALFLMWRIKHQNQDAIWLWGMSVVCELWFAFSWLLDQLPKLCPINRATDLNVLKEKFETPTPSNPTGKSDLPGLDMFVSTADPEKEPPLVTSNTILSILAADYPVEKLACYVSDDGGALLTFEAMAEAASFANIWVPFCRKHNIEPRNPDSYFSLKRDPYKNKVKADFVKDRRRVKREYDEFKVRINGLPDSIRRRSDAYHAREEIKAMKEQRQNREDEIVEPVKIPKATWMADGTHWPGTWINSAPDHSRSDHAGIIQVMLKPPSDESLHGDSEGFLDLTDVDIRLPLLVYVSREKRPGYDHNKKAGAMNALVRASAIMSNGPFILNLDCDHYIYNSQALREGMCFMMDRGGDRLCYVQFPQRFEGIDPSDRYANHNTVFFDVNMRALDGLMGPVYVGTGCLFRRIALYGFDPPRSKEHSPGFCSCCFRRKKKKSRVAEENRSLRMSGGGGDSDDDEEMSLSLVPKKFGNSTFLIDSIPVAEFQGRPLADHPAVQNGRPPGALTIPRELLDASTVAEAIAVISCWYEDKTEWGSRIGWIYGSVTEDVVTGYRMHNRGWKSVYCVTKRDAFRGTAPINLTDRLHQVLRWATGSVEIFFSRNNAFLASPKMKILQRIAYLNVGIYPFTSIFLIVYCFLPALSLFSGQFIVQTLNVTFLIYLLIISITLCLLALLEIKWSGISLEEWWRNEQFWLIGGTSAHLAAVIQGLLKVVAGIEISFTLTSKSGGDDVDDEFADLYVVKWTSLMIPPITIMMVNLIAIAVGFSRTIYSVIPQWSKLIGGVFFSFWVLAHLYPFAKGLMGRRGKTPTIVYVWSGLVAITISLLWVAVNPPAGSTQIGGSFTFP from the exons ATGGCGTCTAATAACCATTTCACCAACAGTCGATCCAACCTCTCAACAAACTCCGACGCCGCCGAAGCCGCAAGAAACCACCAGCAGCCGCCCGGCGTGACATTCGCTCGGAGAACTTCCTCCGGACGCTACGTCAACTACTCGAGAGATGATCTCGACAGCGAACTCGGAAGCGTCGATTTCACAAACTACACGGTCCACATCCCACCGACTCCAGACAACCAGCCCATGGACCCTTCCATCTCCCAAAAGGTCGAGGAGCAGTACGTGTCAAGCTCCTTGTTCACGGGAGGTTTCAACAGCTTGACGCGCGCTCATCTCATGGACAAAGTGATCGACTCCGAGACGAATCATCCGCAGATGGCGGGGGCTAAAGGGTCCTCTTGCGCTATCCCTGGTTGTGATGTGAAGGTGATGAGTGACGAGAGGGGCCAAGATCTTTTGCCTTGTGAGTGTGATTTCAAGATTTGTAGAGATTGCTTTGTGGACGCTGTGAAGACAGGAGGTGGGATCTGTCCCGGGTGTAAGGAGCCTTACAGGAACACGGATCTAACAGACTTGGCTGAGAACAATAACAAGGGGCAGCAGCAAAGGCCTATGCTTCCTCCACCTTCTTCTGGTGGTGGGTCCAAGATGGAGAGGAGACTGTCGTTGATGAAGTCAACTAAGTCCGGTTTGATGAGGAGTCAAACCGGGGATTTTGATCATAACCGGTGGTTGTTTGAGACGAGTGGGACTTATGGTTACGGTAATGCTTTTTGGACAAAGGATGGGAACTTAGGTAGTGAGAAGGATGGTCACGGTATGGGGCCGCAGGATCTGATGAGCAGACCGTGGAGACCGCTTACTCGGAAGCTCCAGATTCCTGCAGCTGTTATTAGTCCTTACAG GCTTTTGATATTTATAAGGATTGTCGTTCTTGCATTGTTCTTGATGTGGAGGATTAAGCACCAGAACCAAGATGCAATATGGCTATGGGGGATGTCTGTGGTTTGTGAGCTTTGGTTCGCCTTCTCTTGGCTTCTTGATCAGCTTCCTAAGTTGTGTCCAATCAACCGAGCTACTGATCTCAATGTTCTCAAAGAGAAATTCGAAACTCCCACACCGAGCAACCCGACAGGGAAGTCTGATCTCCCTGGACTAGACATGTTTGTATCAACAGCAGATCCGGAGAAAGAGCCTCCTCTCGTCACTTCCAACACCATTTTATCCATCCTAGCTGCCGACTACCCTGTGGAAAAGCTTGCCTGCTATGTCTCAGACGACGGAGGAGCGCTTCTGACGTTTGAAGCCATGGCTGAAGCAGCTAGTTTCGCAAACATATGGGTTCCTTTCTGTCGTAAACACAACATCGAGCCGAGGAATCCTGATTCGTATTTTAGTCTGAAGAGAGATCCTTACAAGAACAAGGTGAAGGCTGATTTCGTGAAGGATAGGAGGAGGGTGAAGCGTGAGTATGATGAGTTTAAGGTTAGGATCAACGGCTTGCCTGACTCTATCAGGCGACGTTCTGATGCTTATCACGCGAGGGAAGAGATTAAGGCCATGAAGGAGCAGAGACAGAACAGAGAGGATGAGATTGTGGAGCCGGTTAAGATTCCTAAAGCTACTTGGATGGCTGATGGTACTCATTGGCCTGGAACTTGGATAAACTCTGCTCCTGATCATTCCCGAAGTGACCATGCTGGTATCATTCAG GTGATGTTGAAGCCTCCTAGTGATGAGTCACTACATGGAGACTCTGAAGGGTTCTTAGATCTTACAGATGTCGACATTCGTCTTCCTCTTCTGGTCTATGTCTCGCGTGAGAAACGACCAGGTTATGACCACAACAAGAAAGCAGGAGCCATGAATGCATTGGTCCGAGCATCGGCAATCATGTCCAACGGTCCATTCATACTAAATCTCGACTGTGATCATTACATATACAACTCTCAAGCTTTGAGAGAAGGAATGTGTTTCATGATGGACCGTGGCGGTGACCGGCTTTGCTACGTTCAGTTCCCGCAGCGGTTCGAAGGCATTGACCCATCGGATCGGTACGCTAACCACAACACTGTCTTCTTCGATGTCAACATGAGGGCTCTCGACGGTTTGATGGGTCCGGTTTACGTTGGAACGGGTTGTCTCTTTAGAAGAATCGCCTTGTATGGATTCGACCCGCCGCGGTCTAAAGAACACAGTCCTGGATTCTGTAGCTGTTGCTTCCGTCGCAAGAAAAAGAAGAGCCGTGTCGCTGAAGAAAACAGATCATTGAGAatgagtggtggtggtggtgactcggatgatgatgaagagatGAGTCTTTCTTTGGTTCCTAAAAAGTTCGGAAACTCAACGTTCCTTATAGATTCGATCCCTGTAGCAGAGTTCCAAGGCCGTCCGCTCGCCGACCACCCGGCCGTGCAGAACGGACGGCCTCCTGGAGCTCTCACCATCCCTCGGGAGCTTCTCGATGCGTCAACGGTTGCAGAAGCCATAGCTGTTATCTCTTGTTGGTACGAAGATAAAACCGAGTGGGGGTCGAGGATCGGTTGGATCTACGGTTCTGTCACTGAAGACGTTGTCACCGGTTATAGAATGCATAACCGTGGCTGGAAGTCAGTTTACTGCGTGACGAAAAGGGATGCATTCCGCGGCACGGCTCCTATAAACTTGACGGATAGGCTTCACCAGGTTCTCCGCTGGGCTACTGGCTCGGTGGAGATCTTCTTCTCGAGAAACAACGCCTTCCTCGCTTCCCCGAAGATGAAGATCCTCCAGAGAATCGCTTACCTTAACGTTGGAATCTATCCTTTCACTTCGATCTTCCTCATCGTCTACTGCTTCCTCCCTGCGCTCTCGCTCTTCTCGGGACAGTTCATAGTCCAAACGCTTAACGTCACGTTCCTCATCTATCTTCTTATCATCTCCATCACATTGTGTTTACTAGCTCTCCTCGAGATCAAATGGTCAGGAATCTCGTTGGAAGAATGGTGGAGAAACGAGCAGTTCTGGCTCATTGGAGGAACAAGCGCTCATTTAGCTGCGGTTATCCAAGGACTGCTCAAAGTGGTGGCTGGAATCGAAATCTCTTTCACGTTGACGTCTAAATCAGGAGGAGACGACGTGGACGACGAGTTTGCGGATCTTTACGTAGTGAAATGGACGTCTCTGATGATCCCACCGATCACGATCATGATGGTGAATCTAATCGCTATCGCGGTCGGGTTTAGCAGGACGATATATAGTGTGATTCCTCAGTGGAGTAAGTTGATAGGAGGAGTGTTTTTCAGCTTCTGGGTGTTGGCTCATCTTTATCCTTTTGCTAAAGGGCTTATGGGGAGAAGAGGAAAGACTCCGACCATTGTTTATGTTTGGTCGGGACTTGTTGCTATCACTATTTCGCTGCTTTGGGTTGCTGTTAACCCACCTGCTGGTTCTACTCAAATTGGAGGATCGTTCACGTTTCCGTGA
- the LOC103843984 gene encoding F-box/LRR-repeat protein At3g03030, protein MDLLSALPDDVRSHILSFLTTKEAALTSVLSKKWRYMFTRVPVLDVDDSDFLHPWIFMAFVDRVLSLQGDSPIERFTLKCEDGVDPERVNGWICNALRRGVSELDLSINFEDEDYLLPREMFVSETLVKLKLTSEFGLHWWVGADATFLPLLKTLRIASEMVSMDCDVNMERFLACFPVLEEAELISMDWVDPVDTVSSSTLKKLTVHATGMKTVQNPKSISFDAPNLRFLAYSDWVAEDYPVVKLSKLDVARIALSVTDDQTRKIRGPRKYLSEGDVVRQFGNVVKLMIGIRDVRELHLHPDTLEVLSQCCDSMPVFNNLKMLIITSDEDRGWQAMPALLRNCPQLEFLLIKGLVHHVTKQCGDACDCIHKKHKGRSLKSCPVKMFVIRGFTGTMKEMNMIEHFLDYFPCLEEMNIYIEEDVPTPLKYDRQFAERVLEMIEEFDYSYKCNVQLLDE, encoded by the exons ATGGATCTCTTGAGCGCTCTACCAGACGATGTCCGTTCTCACATACTATCTTTCCTCACCACAAAGGAAGCCGCTCTGACCTCTGTCCTCTCCAAGAAATGGCGTTACATGTTCACACGTGTCCCCGTCCTCGACGTTGACGACTCTGACTTTCTCCATCCGTGGATCTTCATGGCCTTTGTGGACCGCGTGTTGTCTCTCCAGGGTGACTCTCCCATCGAGAGATTCACCTTGAAGTGCGAAGACGGTGTTGATCCGGAACGTGTTAACGGTTGGATATGCAACGCGCTGCGACGTGGCGTCTCGGAGCTTGATCTCTCCATCAACTTCGAGGACGAAGACTATCTTCTCCCTCGAGAGATGTTTGTGAGCGAGACGCTCGTGAAGCTGAAGCTAACGAGCGAGTTTGGTCTTCACTGGTGGGTTGGAGCCGACGCCACTTTCTTACCGTTGCTCAAGACTCTCCGCATCGCCTCGGAGATGGTAAGCATGGATTGCGATGTTAATATGGAGAGGTTTCTCGCTTGCTTCCCCGTCCTCGAGGAAGCGGAGTTGATAAGCATGGACTGGGTTGATCCCGTTGATACTGTGTCTAGTTCAACTCTCAAGAAGCTGACGGTTCACGCCACCGGGATGAAAACCGTTCAGAACCCGAAAAGCATTTCTTTCGACGCTCCGAACCTGCGTTTCTTGGCCTACTCTGATTGGGTTGCGGAGGACTATCCAGTAGTTAAACTGAGCAAGTTAGATGTGGCGCGAATCGCGCTATCGGTGACTGATGATCAAACCAGGAAGATAAGAGGTCCGCGTAAGTATTTGTCAGAAGGTGATGTTGTTCGACAGTTTGGCAATGTGGTTAAGCTCATGATTGGCATACGGGATGTTCGGGAACTTCACTTGCATCCTGACACTCTCGAG gtgctTTCTCAATGCTGTGATTCAATGCCTGTGTTCAACAACCTCAAGATGTTAATCATTACAAGTGACGAGGATAGAGGATGGCAAGCAATGCCAGCTCTCCTAAGGAACTGTCCACAGCTAGAGTTTCTACTCATTAAG GGTTTAGTGCACCATGTGACTAAGCAATGCGGGGATGCTTGTGACTGCATTCACAAAAAGCACAAAGGACGTTCGCTCAAGTCATGTCCGGTGAAAATGTTTGTGATCAGAGGGTTTACGGGAACGATGAAAGAGATGAACATGATAGAGCATTTCTTGGACTATTTTCCTTGTTTGGAGGAGATGAATATCTATATCGAAGAAGATGTTCCTACACCGCTTAAGTACGACCGTCAATTTGCCGAACGTGTCTTGGAGATGATAGAAGAGTTCGACTACTCGTACAAATGCAATGTCCAGCTCCTTGATGAGTGA